Proteins from a genomic interval of Centroberyx gerrardi isolate f3 chromosome 23, fCenGer3.hap1.cur.20231027, whole genome shotgun sequence:
- the LOC139932506 gene encoding uncharacterized protein LOC139932506: protein MNSSAEPSTSADASSSYVSAHQCIKIDDKPYRCDHCGKSFSNLSQCRKHQRIHTGEKPHCCDQCGKRFSNRSQCRKHQRIHTGEKPHRCDHCGRSFSNPSNCSRHQRVHTGEKPYHCDQCGSSFSSQSTYKAHQRIHTGEKPYRCDQCGSSFGNQSTYKAHQRIHTGEKPYCCEQCGKSFTFRSAYKKHQHIHTGEKPHCCEQCGKSFGHPSTYKKHQRIHTGEKPHHCDQCGKRFRSSTSCREHQRIHTGEKPYHCVQCGKRFRSSRGCREHQRIHTGEKPYWCDQCKTNFTWSHQLKNHRCI from the exons atgaaTTCTTCAGCAGAG cccagtACATCAGCTGATGCTTCATCATCATATGTCTCAGCTCACCAATGTATCAAAATTGACGATAAACCATACCGCTGTGATCActgtgggaagagtttcagtAATCTAAGTCAATGCAGGAaacaccagcgtatccacactggagagaaaccacactgctgtgaccaatgtgggaagcGTTTCAGTAATCGAAGTCAATGCAGGAaacaccagcgtatccacactggagagaaaccacaCAGGTGTGACCACTGTGGAAGGAGTTTCAGTAATCCCAGTAATTGCAGTAGACACCAGCGTGTCCACACTGGCGAGAAACCAtaccactgtgaccaatgtgggagtAGTTTCAGTAGTCAAAGTACATACAAGGCTcaccagcgtatccacactggagaAAAACCATACcgctgtgaccaatgtgggagtAGTTTCGGTAATCAAAGTACATACAAGGCTCACCAGCGTatacacactggagagaaaccatactgcTGTGAgcaatgtgggaagagtttcacTTTTCGATCTGCATACAAGAAACACCAGCATAtccacactggggagaaaccaCACTGCTGTGAAcaatgtgggaagagttttGGTCACCCAAGTACATACAAGAaacaccagcgtatccacactggagagaaaccgcatcactgtgaccaatgtgggaagcGTTTCAGAAGTTCAACGTCATGCAGGGAACACCAGCGTatacacactggagagaaaccatatcACTGTGTCCAATGTGGGAAGCGTTTCAGAAGTTCAAGGGGATGCAGGGaacaccagcgtatccacactggagagaaaccatactggTGTGACCAGTGTAAGACGAACTTCACCTGGTCTCATCAGCTGAAGAACCACCGGTGCATCTGA